Within Pangasianodon hypophthalmus isolate fPanHyp1 chromosome 11, fPanHyp1.pri, whole genome shotgun sequence, the genomic segment GCACGTGGCAGGTCAGGTGGAAGACCTTGGGGCAGCGATCGCAGCACAGCAGCTCGCCTCCGATGGAGCAGACGGCGCAGAAGTCCTCGTTTTCCATCTCCACACACTCACGCTCGACCACGCCCACCTCCTCCTGCACGCTTGCGTCCGCACCGACTTGCTCCGCCTCCCATTCACACTCCTGCTCCAGGTTCAGAGTCACTTCAGCGGTGGAGTCTGGATCCGATTCCAGCTCCTGCGTGGACTCTCCGGAGAGCTCCAGAACCTGCTCAGATTCCAGGTCTGATTCTGCGTCTGATTCGATTTGTGGTTCAGATGTAGAGCTAGGAACTGATTCTACTTGAAGTTCAGATTCCAGTTCTGCGTCTGAGCCGGAGTCAGCTTCCGCCGTGGATTCGAGCTGCGAGTCAGACGCTGGCACTGATCTGGGTTCAGCCGGATTGGGGTCAGAGGCAGGTTCAGATTCAGGTGGTTTGGAAAGTTCCGGATCGCTGGATTGGGCTGGTGCAGTACTGGGTGCTGAAAATTCCTTGCTTTGGTTGCGTAGCTCCTGTAATGATGACTCTGAATCCACAGGTGGTGCGCTGCATGGAAGATGTTCTGCTAACAGTGGCTCACTTGGCACCTGACACACCTCCAATCTCTGTCCTGGTTCTTCAACGGATTCCTCCTTTAATTAAAACCACAGAAATCCACATGGAGGTTGAACTTTTTAACTGAAGTGACACTTTTTTTGGGAATCTGCTGTTGTTAGTGGATCTTACCTCGGCACTAAGTTCTCTGTCCAGCTCCTGGGACGCGACCCCTTCACACTTCAGTCTGGAGTCAGCTGGAGGAGCTGTGCTGTGGTGTCCCTGTGGTGGACATCTGGACACCAGGATCTTCAGCCGTTCCAGACACACAACCGGGACCTTAGAACCCTCAGGAGCTTTTCTgctattacagagaaaccataaCAAAAAGTTAGAGCCGTTTATGGAGGCAGTAGAATCATACATCTGCATCTGAACTTTCCAAAAGTTCTAAAAGGTTCTAAAAGGTTCTACCTGGTGTCCTGAACTTGTCTTGGtatgctgtatttatttggAGACATACAGCTGGTATTTCCATAAGAATATGCATAGGCATTatctgaaaaacaaatgcaCTTCAATGCTGAACCACAATCAGATCAAACATGGATCATAATggaatattttaatgatttatcttaaatctaaaatgtaaataaaatgtagaaacactcATTGCTAAAACAAGTCTCCATACCTGGCTCAGTCTTGTAGACTGTCTGAGAAGAACCATCACGGCTGTCTGGATGAAACCGGATCATCACATCGTCTGAAATTCGTTCAGTAGGACTCGTGTATTCCGGCTTGGGCgcaaaaaaagaatatttgaCTGATATGCAAAGAACAAAACCTTTCGTCACCACGCTGCAGAGGCTGTGTGCTCGAAGACCACAAATCAGGAAGTTTCAGTTTGAGTAAACATCTATACAAACGGTGAGATCGTGAGTAATGTTTAAAGCTTAAAGCTGACAATAATTCAcgcaaaagcaaaaacataacGTATCTGCGTTTTTATAACATCGGATTAGTGAGAGCAAGAACAGAgaatgtttctttaaaataaacacaaagcagaTGATAATGAAAGCAACCCGGAATGAAATGTAGACAAATGCCTCAAcacaaaacatgattttttttaattctaattataGAGATGCTAcattatatgattatttaatGCTTGTATTAATTTTTCTCACAATTTGCATGAAGCATTacttattattgtaataatatttacagttaaattgaaaaaaaaaaggtttcaaggATGATGGGctaacatgattttaaaaatgataaaatatttctatttaaaatacttcattttaataataaaaaatataaacttacattcatataaatatataattaaatatttaatattaatcagctattagatatttaatatatataattaaattatatataatataaattaaaatagaaatgaaaacaaacttaatttattgaaaacaaacaaatagataGATTAAAAACGTACATGAACAAACTAATGAAtggttaaatattaatattcagattataaatgcaattttatggttttattaaCTCCACCCATCACTGGATAAAATCAGATCTATTTCCTTTTTCGTCCTTTTTAAGGTTACTTAATAAATCTCAAATggtgtaataaatattataccatttcttatttttcataaatgctgcaaataataaacactttaagtGATATAATGACTTGAATCTATTAAAgtgtatcattattattattattattattattattattattattattattatttgcccACATGTTTCCACTACAACAGTAAAGTGTTTTGCTGTAATGCTTTAAATCCCAGGTGGTGTGTTTACCCGCTGTGCCGTGTGGTCCTGCTCCCCGGCCGCCGTTCCTGCGCTCTGATTAACCCCGAGAGAACGGGATTCGTATGAAGCGCTGCCTGATGATCCCGGTTCTGCTGAGATGCTGCACACTGCGGTTCTGCTCTCTGGGCTCTCGGCGTTAGCGCCGCATCCTCCGTCCTGTACCAGCATGTCTGAGGGTCCGGGGGTTCTCTGTGAGGGAGAGGCACACTGTCATTAGCAGTGCTAAGCTAACAGTCACGATCACAGCTTAACCCTGACGCAAGTGTCATAGCAACAGTGATAACTGCGGAAGCAGAGGAGCAGCGACGGGGAGGAAAACATCAGCGCAGCCACATTCCTCCCTGACATCTCACATGCACATGCAGACAGAGGAGGAAAATAAGTGTCCTGCTGATGAAGAGATTATTTACAGCGTGTTAATCCACATCTCCAGCATTAACACCTGACCGATTACACTCTCTTTCCGTTTTCCTCTCCTCACTCATGCAACACGTTTCCAGAAATGCTCCAGCGACTGCATGCTTCTCTGACCGTGATTAATCTCCGAGTGTAGGTCACGTCCTCGACAGAACTCCTCCtctttttgctttctctctttctctttctttctgtctctctcctagATAATTACCGCAGATTAAGATTGTTTGTAAGAGAGGCTGGAACGAATCAGGCCGTGTAGagagcatctgtgtgtgtgtgtgtgtgtgtgtgtgtgtgtgtgtgtgtgtgggtgagtgggtgggtgtgtaAAGAGTAGGTAGGAAGTCACAAACACTCATGAGCTGATGGTGACTGCTGTACAACATGTAACCGAAAAAGCCCGACTGAGTCCGAGCTCTAATTTCCTTAATAAATGTACccaaagtttaaataaataaataaataaataaataaacaaactgggGGGGAATCCCTCAAAAAACATCCGAAATATTGATGAAGTTATGTAACATTATGAGATTATAAACTATAAGTTTATTAAACCtacttttagatttttttttattttactgaggTAAAGAAATGCCTGAAGGAAAGCAAACCGATCTGTTTCATGAGTTTTACGGTACGTCCCTCAGGAGAACCTTTAAGGTACTCGGTAGAACCCTAGAACACACGGTTCTCTTTCCAAAAAAGGTCAAAACGAAGCAGCTCCGCTTTAGAATAATAACTGGCACATTTTCACTGTGCTTTAACTTATTTTTACTAACATCTCTGTCTTTACTTAGCATTTGTAGAGGTTGCAGGTGTGGAGATGTTGCTTTGCCCTGCTGTTCAcacatctgtttgtgtgtgtgtgtgtgtgtgtgtgtgtgtgtgtgtgtattttatgtgtGATATAAAGGCTGAGATGTTGACATCTGTTAGCAGAGGTGCTGTCATGgtgaaaatgcattaaataaacatgcCTTATAAACattgatttttctctctctgtctctctctctctctctcacacactctgtttctctctctctctctctctctctctctctcacacacacacacactctgtttctctctctctctcacactctgtttctctctctctctctctctctctctcacacacacacactctgtttctctctctctctctctctctctctctctcacacacacacacactctgtttctctctctctctctctctctctctgtctctctttgtctctctctgtcggTTAATATTGTAAATGGATGCCGCCGTGCAGTCGTCCTGTCTCATTAAAACACACTGCGAGCATCATGTTACATGTTGAGTATAGAGAGAGCATAGGTGTCTTTCTCTCGTCCCTCAGCTCACATCAGAGTGTGAACGAagctgctgtgtgtctgtggcGTGAAGCATTTTAGCCGTGTGGTTGAGGTGTGAACTTTGCAGAAAAAAAGGCAATCAGGGGGGCGGATGGAGGCTGTGGTTAGTGGCGGAGGCGCTGCAGGGCTTGCTGCACACACGCACTCCTCTGACCAGTCCACCCACTCACCACGTCTTCATCTGCCTGCGCTGAGAGACGATCCTCACTGCACTCCACACCTGCTGGACCTTCAAGCTGCTTTTCTGGGAAGATCTCCTGATCTGTGGGACGTCCCCGGCTGCTCTGGGGCTGAAAATCACTCGCAGCAGCGTGTTTCACCGGGTCTGGATCTGGGCTCCGCTGCAGTGATTGAGGCAGCGTGGAATTCTGGGATGGATGCACTTGGGCCGTAGCATCAGAATTCCAGCGCCTCTGCAGGCTCGGAGGAGAACTGCAGCTGGGTTCCTGAGCGTGCGGTACCGAATACTTGTCCAGTGGAAGTGGGTACTTCTCCAGCGGGACAGACGGAGCCGGTCTGCAGTGCAGGCAGCAGAGCTGGTGCTGGCAGAAGGACTGATAGCTGCAGTCTGCCTCTCGGAGCGGATAACACAGAGACGGCACGGACACACAAGGAACAGGCTGAGGTCTCAGGATACCGGGCCGACCCACACCCTCCGAGTACGAGCGACTGCCTCCCTCGACGCTGAGCTGACCTACACAGttaaagcacaaacacaaaaaaaaaaatggcgaAGATGCAAACATGtgacatattaaaggaaaactcagTGTCTCTGTCATGCCTGCAGggagtgtttatttattttgctggcaCTGAATGAAAATTCCTTTACCATTAAAATGAACTGACTTTTTAAATTGTCAGTTCATCTTAAATTGAGTAGCTGAGTTCAGTGAAaacacttcatttatttattcaaataaataaaaatcttgcgAATTTGTGTTATACTTAATGCATTTCCTTCAGGAATAATAATTCATGACTGGTATATTTTTGTTCTACTCACCCAGAGTGGAGATCTGTTTGGTCCAGAAGCTGGCGTCCCAGTTGAACTTTATTTTGAGAGGTGCCCAGGTTTCGGAGTGTATCAGCGGCTCCAGGAGCTGCTGCATCTGAAGAGCGATCTGACGAATC encodes:
- the trim66 gene encoding tripartite motif-containing protein 66 isoform X2, with translation MEKCCSECPEPRMAQSLCTFCNKWLCFQCTDLHQHERVLAAPPPESRHHPSVSSPTAPSEPGSACCGRAVVMCPLHKQELLELFCETCDLLACSICHLSAHKDHRLVHVGKALQDQRWLLENLMARVEEKRSAVENTAKQIQGRLHSVKITQRKAENQIKMAKMIMMNELNKRANLLIEQLESISSGFKQHLEDQLQGAIELCSQLEHVQNFITWAVAHHRRNPLLFSKELIALQMQQLLEPLIHSETWAPLKIKFNWDASFWTKQISTLGQLSVEGGSRSYSEGVGRPGILRPQPVPCVSVPSLCYPLREADCSYQSFCQHQLCCLHCRPAPSVPLEKYPLPLDKYSVPHAQEPSCSSPPSLQRRWNSDATAQVHPSQNSTLPQSLQRSPDPDPVKHAAASDFQPQSSRGRPTDQEIFPEKQLEGPAGVECSEDRLSAQADEDVRTPGPSDMLVQDGGCGANAESPESRTAVCSISAEPGSSGSASYESRSLGVNQSAGTAAGEQDHTAQRPEYTSPTERISDDVMIRFHPDSRDGSSQTVYKTEPDNAYAYSYGNTSCMSPNKYSIPRQVQDTRKAPEGSKVPVVCLERLKILVSRCPPQGHHSTAPPADSRLKCEGVASQELDRELSAEEESVEEPGQRLEVCQVPSEPLLAEHLPCSAPPVDSESSLQELRNQSKEFSAPSTAPAQSSDPELSKPPESEPASDPNPAEPRSVPASDSQLESTAEADSGSDAELESELQVESVPSSTSEPQIESDAESDLESEQVLELSGESTQELESDPDSTAEVTLNLEQECEWEAEQVGADASVQEEVGVVERECVEMENEDFCAVCSIGGELLCCDRCPKVFHLTCHVPSLLSFPTGDWVCTLCRDVQRPEVEYDCEESRLPPHTPPSALSPCDLRKCEKLTLLIYSNILSAPFHEPVSPLARHYYQIIKRPMDLSVIRSRLKRSSSAHYSSAGEFVSDVLLMFKNCAKFNYPDSEVAQAGHSLQNFFLSKLSEVFPELSCPAPDDDSDSDDYEEPECAAAVAFPWPERREHSHRKRKRRRSLSWRRHHY
- the trim66 gene encoding tripartite motif-containing protein 66 isoform X3, with product MCPLHKQELLELFCETCDLLACSICHLSAHKDHRLVHVGKALQDQRWLLENLMARVEEKRSAVENTAKQIQGRLHSVKITQRKAENQIKMAKMIMMNELNKRANLLIEQLESISSGFKQHLEDQLQGAIELCSQLEHVQNFITWAVAHHRRNPLLFSKELIALQMQQLLEPLIHSETWAPLKIKFNWDASFWTKQISTLGQLSVEGGSRSYSEGVGRPGILRPQPVPCVSVPSLCYPLREADCSYQSFCQHQLCCLHCRPAPSVPLEKYPLPLDKYSVPHAQEPSCSSPPSLQRRWNSDATAQVHPSQNSTLPQSLQRSPDPDPVKHAAASDFQPQSSRGRPTDQEIFPEKQLEGPAGVECSEDRLSAQADEDVRTPGPSDMLVQDGGCGANAESPESRTAVCSISAEPGSSGSASYESRSLGVNQSAGTAAGEQDHTAQRPEYTSPTERISDDVMIRFHPDSRDGSSQTVYKTEPDNAYAYSYGNTSCMSPNKYSIPRQVQDTSRKAPEGSKVPVVCLERLKILVSRCPPQGHHSTAPPADSRLKCEGVASQELDRELSAEEESVEEPGQRLEVCQVPSEPLLAEHLPCSAPPVDSESSLQELRNQSKEFSAPSTAPAQSSDPELSKPPESEPASDPNPAEPRSVPASDSQLESTAEADSGSDAELESELQVESVPSSTSEPQIESDAESDLESEQVLELSGESTQELESDPDSTAEVTLNLEQECEWEAEQVGADASVQEEVGVVERECVEMENEDFCAVCSIGGELLCCDRCPKVFHLTCHVPSLLSFPTGDWVCTLCRDVQRPEVEYDCEESRLPPHTPPSALSPCDLRKCEKLTLLIYSNILSAPFHEPVSPLARHYYQIIKRPMDLSVIRSRLKRSSSAHYSSAGEFVSDVLLMFKNCAKFNYPDSEVAQAGHSLQNFFLSKLSEVFPELSCPAPDDDSDSDDYEEPECAAAVAFPWPERREHSHRKRKRRRSLSWRRHHY
- the trim66 gene encoding tripartite motif-containing protein 66 isoform X1; protein product: MEKCCSECPEPRMAQSLCTFCNKWLCFQCTDLHQHERVLAAPPPESRHHPSVSSPTAPSEPGSACCGRAVVMCPLHKQELLELFCETCDLLACSICHLSAHKDHRLVHVGKALQDQRWLLENLMARVEEKRSAVENTAKQIQGRLHSVKITQRKAENQIKMAKMIMMNELNKRANLLIEQLESISSGFKQHLEDQLQGAIELCSQLEHVQNFITWAVAHHRRNPLLFSKELIALQMQQLLEPLIHSETWAPLKIKFNWDASFWTKQISTLGQLSVEGGSRSYSEGVGRPGILRPQPVPCVSVPSLCYPLREADCSYQSFCQHQLCCLHCRPAPSVPLEKYPLPLDKYSVPHAQEPSCSSPPSLQRRWNSDATAQVHPSQNSTLPQSLQRSPDPDPVKHAAASDFQPQSSRGRPTDQEIFPEKQLEGPAGVECSEDRLSAQADEDVRTPGPSDMLVQDGGCGANAESPESRTAVCSISAEPGSSGSASYESRSLGVNQSAGTAAGEQDHTAQRPEYTSPTERISDDVMIRFHPDSRDGSSQTVYKTEPDNAYAYSYGNTSCMSPNKYSIPRQVQDTSRKAPEGSKVPVVCLERLKILVSRCPPQGHHSTAPPADSRLKCEGVASQELDRELSAEEESVEEPGQRLEVCQVPSEPLLAEHLPCSAPPVDSESSLQELRNQSKEFSAPSTAPAQSSDPELSKPPESEPASDPNPAEPRSVPASDSQLESTAEADSGSDAELESELQVESVPSSTSEPQIESDAESDLESEQVLELSGESTQELESDPDSTAEVTLNLEQECEWEAEQVGADASVQEEVGVVERECVEMENEDFCAVCSIGGELLCCDRCPKVFHLTCHVPSLLSFPTGDWVCTLCRDVQRPEVEYDCEESRLPPHTPPSALSPCDLRKCEKLTLLIYSNILSAPFHEPVSPLARHYYQIIKRPMDLSVIRSRLKRSSSAHYSSAGEFVSDVLLMFKNCAKFNYPDSEVAQAGHSLQNFFLSKLSEVFPELSCPAPDDDSDSDDYEEPECAAAVAFPWPERREHSHRKRKRRRSLSWRRHHY